Proteins encoded together in one Deltaproteobacteria bacterium window:
- a CDS encoding class A beta-lactamase-related serine hydrolase produces MSLTHHSDPLPVTTPEAVGMSSPRLERIGLVLRADIANGRLPGAVVAIARKGYLVRFEAFGFLDQVAAIPMSKDAIFSIASMTKPLTAVAALMLYEENRLLVHDPVGKYLPQLDNMRVAIMHTDAHGENKLMGTEPVRRKPTLQDLMRHTAGITYGNRGASELHKMYPQDSTNSADSLSGPEFLEKLGALPLHYQPGTVWDYSLGFDVLGLVIESVTKQRLGRFLEERLFKPVGMIDSAFMLSADKANRYARAFLTDPETANRQTIRDPTQPRKFDCGGGGGFATASDYLRFAQMLLNRGAIDGTRILGRKTVEYMTADQLGPEVNIDALRDYPLINGYGFGPSVAVRRGSGIAGVMGSAGDYHWGGANGTFFWVDPKEELAVVFMAATPGAVRFHYRQVITSLVLQAIAD; encoded by the coding sequence ATGAGCTTAACGCATCACTCGGATCCATTGCCAGTGACGACGCCCGAGGCGGTGGGAATGTCATCTCCGCGTCTCGAACGCATCGGGCTAGTCTTACGGGCCGACATCGCGAACGGCCGACTCCCAGGAGCGGTGGTCGCCATCGCGCGCAAAGGATATCTTGTTCGCTTCGAGGCCTTCGGTTTCCTTGATCAGGTTGCGGCCATCCCGATGTCAAAGGACGCGATCTTCAGCATCGCCTCAATGACCAAGCCCCTCACCGCTGTCGCGGCACTCATGCTCTATGAGGAGAATCGGCTTTTGGTGCATGACCCAGTAGGAAAATATCTGCCGCAACTCGACAATATGCGGGTTGCGATCATGCACACGGATGCGCACGGCGAGAACAAGCTGATGGGTACCGAGCCTGTTCGGCGCAAACCAACGCTCCAAGATCTCATGCGGCATACCGCCGGGATCACCTACGGCAATCGCGGCGCTAGCGAACTCCACAAGATGTATCCTCAGGATTCAACCAACTCGGCAGATAGCCTCTCGGGACCCGAGTTTTTAGAAAAGCTAGGAGCTTTGCCGCTGCACTATCAGCCCGGCACTGTGTGGGACTATAGCCTTGGCTTCGATGTCCTCGGCCTTGTCATTGAGTCGGTCACCAAACAGCGACTCGGCCGCTTTCTGGAGGAGCGCCTCTTCAAGCCTGTGGGCATGATCGACAGCGCGTTCATGCTGTCCGCGGACAAGGCGAACCGCTACGCGCGGGCTTTTCTCACGGATCCCGAAACGGCTAACCGACAGACGATTCGCGATCCCACGCAACCGCGCAAATTCGATTGCGGCGGCGGCGGTGGATTCGCAACCGCGAGCGACTATTTGCGTTTCGCGCAAATGCTGCTGAACCGCGGCGCGATTGACGGCACGCGCATCCTCGGGCGCAAGACGGTCGAGTACATGACGGCGGATCAGCTTGGTCCAGAGGTCAACATCGACGCCTTGCGTGACTATCCGCTCATCAACGGTTATGGATTCGGTCCCAGCGTCGCCGTTCGGCGCGGTTCCGGTATCGCCGGCGTCATGGGTTCAGCCGGTGACTATCATTGGGGAGGTGCGAACGGCACATTTTTTTGGGTCGATCCCAAGGAAGAACTAGCCGTTGTGTTTATGGCGGCGACGCCCGGCGCCGTGCGTTTCCATTACCGGCAGGTGATCACCTCGTTGGTG
- a CDS encoding ABC transporter substrate-binding protein — protein MKANRNRPRSELDELGACGAALITGQPRAKKTAAYWKRQIGRLMFGLFAFLVSLPVGDCAAAERRLQIGFVSITSTNAPLWVAVDRGFLAQEGLDPELIFIGSGPTMLASMMAREISLVTTAGTAVMSAAAGGAPIKILATFGNRLAADFVARPGITRPEDLRDKRVGVQSMGGGIWMQALLALEHLGLEPVKDRLHIQAIGPQPQLAKALEAGAIDVTVLPTAFSQPLKARGYPVLLNFVNANIPLTLNSLIALKETVEKSPQLVERVMRGLLRAIAFIHHPSNRGAVTQILARRLRVEQRDAEEAYRGALETLERKPYPSTEGLLNIRRTLARSNPRVASIQVEDVTATRILRKLDDSGFIDALYKDSSGR, from the coding sequence GTGAAGGCAAACAGAAACCGGCCAAGATCCGAGCTGGATGAACTCGGAGCTTGTGGCGCCGCGCTAATCACCGGACAACCAAGGGCTAAGAAAACGGCTGCATATTGGAAACGCCAAATCGGTCGCCTGATGTTCGGCCTATTCGCCTTTCTAGTATCGCTGCCTGTAGGCGACTGTGCCGCGGCTGAGCGGCGCTTGCAGATTGGCTTCGTGAGCATCACATCTACCAATGCGCCGCTGTGGGTCGCGGTAGACAGGGGATTCTTGGCTCAGGAGGGTTTAGACCCCGAACTGATTTTTATTGGAAGTGGCCCAACCATGCTAGCTTCCATGATGGCTCGGGAGATTTCCCTAGTGACGACGGCCGGCACTGCCGTCATGTCCGCGGCAGCGGGTGGAGCGCCAATTAAAATTCTCGCGACTTTCGGCAACCGGCTGGCGGCCGATTTCGTGGCCCGTCCAGGGATTACTCGGCCCGAAGACCTGCGGGATAAACGCGTCGGTGTTCAGAGCATGGGCGGTGGCATATGGATGCAGGCGCTTCTCGCCTTAGAGCACCTGGGTCTGGAGCCCGTAAAGGACCGGCTTCACATTCAAGCGATCGGACCCCAGCCGCAGCTCGCGAAGGCGCTTGAAGCCGGAGCTATTGACGTTACCGTGCTACCGACCGCGTTTAGCCAACCTCTGAAGGCGCGCGGCTATCCGGTATTACTAAACTTTGTAAACGCCAATATTCCGCTTACTCTCAACAGTCTTATTGCTCTGAAGGAGACCGTTGAAAAATCGCCCCAGCTTGTTGAGCGCGTGATGCGCGGGCTTTTACGCGCCATCGCTTTTATCCATCACCCGAGCAATCGCGGCGCGGTTACCCAGATTCTGGCGCGCCGGCTGCGGGTGGAACAACGAGACGCCGAGGAGGCTTATCGGGGCGCACTGGAGACGCTCGAGCGAAAGCCGTACCCGTCAACTGAAGGGCTATTAAACATCCGGCGCACGCTTGCGCGATCGAACCCCAGGGTGGCGAGTATCCAAGTCGAAGATGTCACGGCTACGCGTATCCTTCGCAAGCTTGACGACAGCGGCTTTATCGACGCGCTCTATAAAGATTCCTCTGGCCGATAA